Proteins from one Salarias fasciatus chromosome 14, fSalaFa1.1, whole genome shotgun sequence genomic window:
- the LOC115400958 gene encoding LOW QUALITY PROTEIN: neutral amino acid transporter B(0) (The sequence of the model RefSeq protein was modified relative to this genomic sequence to represent the inferred CDS: inserted 1 base in 1 codon), with protein sequence MAEKIDMEGRTPSNGEAHLDEPLANGLSHKKSGPEPPSERLLRIVRANLLVILTVAGVIVGVFIGLGVRNLDLTITQKIYIGFPGEILIRLLKMIIIPLVVCSLVSGAASLDPQALGKLGGWAMLFFLVTTLIASSIGVVMAFIITPGAVTVEKPAGLDDDVPAHKEVIDSFLDLIRNIFPSNLVSAAFQSYATSYKLVKVNSTDGRPNITVEKVPTGTDQDGMNILGLVVFAIVFGVALRKLGEEGEILIKFFNSFNEATMVLVSWIMWYAPLGIMFLVAGKIVEMDNVAALFASLGKYIACCMIGHAIHGFLVLPGIYFIFTRKNPYTFLWGIFTALATAFGTSSSSATLPLMMKCVEENNGVSKHISRFILPIGATVNMDGAALFQCVAAVFIAQLNNNPLNFIQVITILVTATASSVGAAGIPAGGVLTLAIILEAIGLPTSDISLILAVDWLVDRTCTVLNVXGDAFGAGLLQHFVDRQAKQEGTELSEIRLDGDLSPAAPEHSPLIEKKEGRDSAAAPSIGSESAL encoded by the exons ATGGCAGAGAAGATCGACATGGAGGGAAGGACGCCGTCCAACGGAGAGGCGCACCTCGACGAGCCGCTGGCCAACGGCCTGAGCCACAAGAAGAGCGGCCCGGAGCCGCCGTCCGAGCGCCTGCTGCGCATCGTGAGGGCCAACCTGCTGGTGATCCTCACCGTGGCCGGGGTCATCGTGGGGGTCTTCATCGGGCTCGGCGTGCGCAACCTGGACCTGACCATAACGCAGAAGATCTACATCGGCTTCCCGGGGGAGATCCTCATCCGGCTCCTGAAGATGATCATCATCCCGCTGGTGGTCTGCAGCCTGGTGTCCGGGGCCGCCAGCCTCGACCCGCAAGCCCTGGGCAAGCTCGGCGGCTGGGCGATGCTCTTCTTCCTCGTCACGACCCTGATCGCGTCGTCCATCGGCGTGGTGATGGCGTTCATCATCACCCCGGGGGCCGTGACGGTGGAGAAGCCGGCGGGTCTGGACGACGACGTGCCGGCGCACAAAGAGGTCATCGACTCCTTTCTGGATCTGATAAG GAACATCTTTCCCTCCAATCTGGTTTCAGCTGCTTTCCAGTCA TATGCAACCAGCTACAAGCTGGTTAAAGTGAACAGCACAGACGGCAGACCCAACATCACAGTGGAGAAG GTTCCCACCGGGACGGACCAGGACGGCATGAACATCCTCGGTCTGGTCGTGTTCGCCATCGTGTTCGGTGTGGCTTTAAGGAAGCTCGGCGAGGAGGGAGAGATCCTGATCAAGTTCTTTAACTCCTTCAATGAGGCCACCATGGTGCTGGTCTCCTGGATCATGTG GTATGCTCCTCTCGGTATCATGTTCCTGGTGGCTGGTAAGATCGTGGAGATGGACAACGTCGCCGCTCTCTTTGCGAGCCTGGGGAAATACATCGCCTGCTGCATGATCGGACACGCCATCCACGGTTTTCTCGTGCTGCCGGGCATCTACTTCATCTTCACGAGGAAGAACCCGTACACCTTCCTCTGGGGCATCTTCACGGCTCTGGCCACGGCCTTCGGAACCAGCTCCAG CTCGGCCACGCTGCCCCTCATGATGAAGTGCGTGGAGGAGAATAACGGCGTGTCCAAGCACATCAGCCGCTTCATCCTGCCCATCGGAGCCACCGTCAACATGGACGGAGCCGCTCTCTTCCAGTGTGTGGCTGCGGTTTTTATCGCTCAGCTCAACAACAATCCTCTGAACTTCATCCAAGTCATCACCATCCT tgtgacagCTACAGCGTCCAGTGTTGGAGCGGCAGGTATCCCTGCTGGCGGGGTCCTGACGCTGGCCATCATCCTGGAGGCCATCGGACTCCCCACCAGCGACATCTCCCTCATCCTGGCCGTCGACTGGCTTGT TGACCGGACCTGCACGGTGCTGAACG GAGGCGACGCGTTCGGCGCCGGGCTCCTGCAGCACTTTGTGGACCGTCAGGCCAAGCAAGAGGGGACGGAGCTGAGCGAGATCAGACTGGACGGCGACCTGTCGCCGGCCGCGCCCGAGCACTCCCCGCTCATCGAGAAGAAAGAGGGGAGGGACAGTGCGGCGGCGCCTTCCATCGGCAGTGAATCCGCTCTGTGA